CAGGGAAAGGAAAGATGAATCGCGATTTTCAAAACCGCAGTCGACTTTTCATAAAGAACCCCATTCTCCAAAAAGAGAACAGAGGATGGAGAATCGTTCGGAAGAACTTTTTTTCCAAGAATGTGTTCCGCCGTCTTCGATTGAAGACTCGCAAATCGAAGGTTCTTTTCGGGGTTATGATCCAAGAAGAATAAGACGGCTCCGTTGCAGAGATTGCATACACCGTCAAAGAATACGATCGGAGTTTTTTGTTTCTCGAAAATGGAATCCATCATTCTTTAGACTCTTTGCAACTCGCTTTTCGTTGTCAATGGGAGAATCAAGTCGCTTCTTCCTTGGATAATTATACCAAGGTTTCTACTTTTTTTGAAAGCTGAGACTTCCGTTTTCTATAATCAGGGTTTGATCCTTGATTTTTTGATTCCATCTTTCTTTTCCAAAAGAAATAGAATCGAGTTCCATACTCAGACAAGAAAGGGTCGTTCCCGCCTCAATCACCGCCGTAGTCATCGTTTGAAATTTTTTCGAATCGTTCTCCCGAGAAAGAATCCGAAAACCTTTTACGTTCTCCCTCAGAGAAACCGGGACGATTCCGTTTTTCATTGCCTTGGTCGACTTTCTCACAAAACAGATCTTAGAAGACGGGCTCATACTCTCCGTATAAACGATCGTATGAGATACTTTGTCTCGATTGATCAAGTGAACTCCGGTTCTAAATTCCTGAGCAGACAATACGGAAGAAAAAAGAATGCATAAAAAAAGCGGATTCTTATAAAAACCTATCCAAAAATCGGGACCGAACTTCTCGATTGAATTTCTCATACAAAATGAATTCAATTTTTTGAATATTCTATAAATCGATTTCAACAAAAAACCTCGATTTTACGGATTCTTTGTCTAATGATCCGACTGTTACCTTTGTTTTTCGTTTTCATTGTTTATCGTCTGAAAGGAAGAAGCGCGTTTTTCAACTTCGGAAACCAAGTTCCATTCTTCTTTAAAAAGATCGCGGGACTACCCAAAGGACTTTCCACCTCGATATCTTGTCTGCCCGTAAAAATCTTTCCGGTCCAGAGATGTTCCCATTCTCCTTCGGGTAAATAACCTTCCACGGAAGATTCTCCTTTTTCTAAAACCGGTAAAACCAAAAGATCTTCTCCCAATAAAAATTCGTTTTTGATCTCGTGTGTTCGGAGGTCGTTTGGATAGTGTAGATACAACGGCCGAACCACGGGTAGTCCGGTGAGAGAAGCTTCTTTTACGAGGGCTTGCAGATATTCTTTCAACACAAAGTGCATCTTTCCATATCTCGCAAATTCTCGAATCGTTTCTTCGTCGCTGAAGGCCTGATGGTTTTTTTCGGGACGATTTCCTTCGTGTGTTCGAAAGACGGGACTAAAGACGTTCAATTCCGCCCAACGCAAAAACAGTTCCTTGGAGCGGTGATAATTTTTTAGAGGATTGTTGATCGTCGTATAACCGCCGATATCGCTGTGATTGAGAGAAATTCCGCTAAGGCCCCCGGATAAAAGACCCGTAAGAACGGAGATAAGACCGTCGTGTTCTCCCCAACTCACCATCTGATCCCCTTCCCAAAAGAGAGTGGAATGTTTCATCGATTCGCTGTAACCGGCTCTTGTAAAGAATACGATCTTTCCTTCCTTGCCAGCTTGCCGGATCGCTTCTCGATTGATTCGGGCCCATTCGACCGGATACACATTATGATAGCTTTCAGCGTTTACGCCCGAATACAAAACCGCGTCGAGAGGCAACCATTCTCCAAAATCGGCCATCCATCCTGAAAGCCCGGCTCCGATCATATTTTTTTGGATGATTCCCTGAATCCATTTCACGGCTTCCGGGCTTGTAAGATCGAGCAAGTAAGCCGGAAATCCCGCAGTCGCGATCTCATAGTCCTTTCCGTTTTTGTTTTTTACGAGATAATTCTTTTTAACCGCCTCTTCGAAAAGAGGTCCTTCGTTTGCCAAAAAAGGATTCAAATATCCTAATACAGAAATTCCTTGTGCGTTTAAGTCAGAACAGAATTTTTTAAAATCGGGATAGGACTTTTCATCCGCGATCCATTTCCACCAGAGCTGGGAACCAAAACTCGTTTTTCTTCTTCCCACCCAATCCTGAATCCAAAGAGCCGTGATAGGGTTTCCGGCTTTTTTTGCCTCTTCGATATGTTTTAATACGACTTCCTTTCCGCCTTGGACTCCAAGCCAAGTTCCATAGGCCCAATCCGGAAGTATCGGAGCCTTCCCCGTTTTCAGAGTAAATTTCTGAACGAGTTTTACGGGAGAAACTTCTTTCCAGATCGTTCCGTTGAGACCGTTCTCTCGAAACGAGATCGTGATCTCTTCGGGTTTAGAAAAATCGAATATAGAATACGAAGTGTTTTCAAAATAAAGAGAACGATTTTTGGAAGTCAGAAAGAATGGAATCGGGGTATAAGTGGAATATTCGTTTCCTCCCGCACCCGCCATCAGATTGGCTCCTGCGGTGATGGGTTGATCTCCCCTTCCCAAACCTTGTTCTTCGGTAAACAAAAACGGAGTTTTTCCCTTTAGATTAAAATGGGAGAATTGTTCTCCGAGTCCGAAGATATTTTCAGTCTCTTCCGAAAGGATCCGTATGTAAGAACGATTCAAAGAAGAATCCGAGAATACTACCTTAAATTCCAGGGCCGTTTCGTCTAACGGAACAAAACGAATCTCATAGTCGCTCTTACAATTTTCTCCTTCGAGTTTTCCGGAAATTTTGAGTTCCTTTTCATTGGAAAAAATCGCATCGATGCTCTGAGAATCGCAGCGAACTTGGATTTGATCTTTGATTTCAAAAGAAGCAAATTTCGATTTTACTTTTTGTTCTCCCTTGGCCGCGGATAAAAAAGGAGTTTTTAAGGAGAGTTCGAGAAAGATTCCTTGAGAA
This is a stretch of genomic DNA from Leptospira tipperaryensis. It encodes these proteins:
- a CDS encoding thiol-disulfide oxidoreductase DCC family protein gives rise to the protein MMDSIFEKQKTPIVFFDGVCNLCNGAVLFFLDHNPEKNLRFASLQSKTAEHILGKKVLPNDSPSSVLFLENGVLYEKSTAVLKIAIHLSFPWNLAPIFRWIPASLRDVVYDWIAKNRYRWFGKSEACRIPSPEYKSRFLES
- a CDS encoding alpha-glucosidase is translated as MFLRSFWILTLFFCFSFCNSPFANYTKLSLPAEKSFSFGKGFQANQREDVLEIRSSQGIFLELSLKTPFLSAAKGEQKVKSKFASFEIKDQIQVRCDSQSIDAIFSNEKELKISGKLEGENCKSDYEIRFVPLDETALEFKVVFSDSSLNRSYIRILSEETENIFGLGEQFSHFNLKGKTPFLFTEEQGLGRGDQPITAGANLMAGAGGNEYSTYTPIPFFLTSKNRSLYFENTSYSIFDFSKPEEITISFRENGLNGTIWKEVSPVKLVQKFTLKTGKAPILPDWAYGTWLGVQGGKEVVLKHIEEAKKAGNPITALWIQDWVGRRKTSFGSQLWWKWIADEKSYPDFKKFCSDLNAQGISVLGYLNPFLANEGPLFEEAVKKNYLVKNKNGKDYEIATAGFPAYLLDLTSPEAVKWIQGIIQKNMIGAGLSGWMADFGEWLPLDAVLYSGVNAESYHNVYPVEWARINREAIRQAGKEGKIVFFTRAGYSESMKHSTLFWEGDQMVSWGEHDGLISVLTGLLSGGLSGISLNHSDIGGYTTINNPLKNYHRSKELFLRWAELNVFSPVFRTHEGNRPEKNHQAFSDEETIREFARYGKMHFVLKEYLQALVKEASLTGLPVVRPLYLHYPNDLRTHEIKNEFLLGEDLLVLPVLEKGESSVEGYLPEGEWEHLWTGKIFTGRQDIEVESPLGSPAIFLKKNGTWFPKLKNALLPFRR